The genomic window AACACCCTTTCCAATCTAAAAAAAAGCAAGCCGAAATTGGTCACTCACACTTTTTCAAAAGGAATATCAATCAATCATTGTTCAAAAGAATGGTAATATGGAGTTTGGGGCCAGTCGAAGGAGCCAGGGAGATTAAGGCTTTCTCACAAAAAGTGACAAGGAGAATGAGGCCGTGGGAGTGATTAAAGGTGAGTCAAACACAGCACAATATCTGCCATTTCTTCTCCTCAAGGACCCAAGATGGCTTTCCATACAAAAGGCAGTCATTTGATTATTTTCACTTTCTGAGAAGAAATTTGGCAAAGTCTGAATTGGACATGGGCTTGGCCTGTGCTTCAAACCCAGCGTCTCCGGATGCACCCCCTGTGGGTTTAGGTGCAGTCCCATTTTCTGCTTTACTTTCTGCCCCAGTCTGCCGATGTAGGGAACGAGGGATTAGTGAGAGTTGGGTTCGCCCTTTTCCCCTCCTGAAAAAGAAAACCAAAAGCTCTCATTCACATGTATATATTTCTTCTGTGAACATGTGAGAATAACCGATTTAAAAGGCAGCTTATGTTTAATGAGTTGGAGAAACAAAGCTAATTGGATATTTGTAATGAGTACTATCGTCAGGGTAACTAACATCTTTCCTTGTTAGAAGAGTATTATTACTAGAGTGTTGGAAACTTACGATCCATAGACCATAGCCCGGGGCATCATGGCTCCCATGGGCCTGCTGAAGTCAGGCTTGTCGGCTGCATTTCTGCGAGGTGGGTTGCTAATGGCAACAGAGAGTGTGTGTTCCTGTAGTACCGTGCCATCCAACTTCAGCACGGCCTGGGAGGCCTGAGCCTCATCTTCAAACTCCACGTACGCCAGACCCTGTAGAGACACGCCACAGCAGCACATTAGAGCAGCGACTCACATGAGAGCTATCCATTTTACGTATAAGTCAATGGAGATTCTACATGTATGATTCAAATGATCTGTTTGGATGTTTACAAAGATTATATTTGTTATGTGTAAAGTTACTAACTTATTACTCAACTGGAGAACTCAAGAGCAAATTAATACTCTAAACCTAACATCTGGATGGAGAAAAATACTTAGCCTCCCAGCCCTGTACAGCCTGACCTCCCAGCCCTGTACAGCCTGACCTCCCAGCCCTGTACAGCCTGACCTCCCAGCCCTGTACAGCCTGACCTCCCAGCCCTGTACAGCCTGACCTCCCAGCCCTGTACAGCCTGACCTCCCAGCCCTGTACAGCCTGACCTCCCAGCCCTGTACAGCCTGACCTCCCAGACCTGTACAGCCTGACCTCCCAGACCTGTACAGCCTGACCTCCCAGCCCCAGACCTGTACAGCCTGACCTCCCAGCCCCAGACCTGTACAGCCTGACCTCCCAGCCCCAGACCTGTACAGCCTGACCTCCCAGCCCCAGACCTGTACAGCCTGACCTCCCAGCCCCAGACCTGTACAGCCTGACCTCCCAGCCCCAGACCTGTACAGCCTGACCTCCCAGCCCCAGACCTGTACAGCCTGACCTCCCAGCCCCAGACCTGTACAGCCTGACCTCCCAGCCCCAGACCTGTACAGCCTGACCTCCCAGCCCCAGACCTGTACAGCCTAACCTCCCAGCCCCAGACCTGTACAGCCTAACCTCCCAGCCCCAGACCTGTACAGCCTAACCTCCCAGCCCCAGACCTGTACAGCCTAACCTCCCAGCCCCAGACCTGTACAGCCTAACCTCCCAGCCCCAGACCTGTACAGCCTAACCTCCCAGCCCCAGACCTGTACAGCCTAACCTCCCAGCCCCAGACCTGTACAGCCTAACCTCCCAGCCCCAGACCTGTACAGCCTAACCTCCCAGCCCCAGACCTGTACAGCCTAACCTCCCAGCCCCAGACCTGTACAGCCTAACCTCCCAGCCCCAGACCTGTACAGCCTAACCTCCCAGCCCCAGACCTGTGCAGCCTAACCTCCCAGCCCCAGACCTGTACAGCCTAACCTCCCAGCCCCAGACCTGTACAGCCTAACCTCCCAGCCCCAGACCTGTACAGCCTAACCTCCCAGCCCCAGACATGTACAGCCTAACCTCCCAGAGTTATGCCTCCTAACCTTGGGTTTGCCTGAGCGGTTGGTGACCAGGCGGATGTCTTTGATGGTGCCTTGATCCTTGCACAGCTCCTCCAGCTGCTCCTTGGTGCAGGAAAAGGGCAGGCCCGAGATAAAGATCTTGTGTTTCTCCAGGTTTGTGTTGTACTTAAACACCTAGAGGAAGAGACATGAAAAGAGTAACTCACTATCTATATGGTGAAACCACCATTCCCATTCATCCACCCCtaaatcaaaatgaacatactgaacaaaaatattaaaaacCGCAACAGccaacaatttcaaaggttttactgagttacagatcatataaggaaatcagccaattgaaataaattaattatgccctaatctattgatttcacatgactgggaatacagatatgcatatgttggtgacatatctttaaaaaaaaggtaggggcgtagatcagaaaaccagtcagtatctggtgtgaccaccatttgcctcatgcagggcaacatctcctttgcatagagttgatcgggCTGttcattgtggcctgtggaatgttgtctcaatggttgtgtgaagttgctggatattgtcgggaactggaacatgctgtcatacacgtcgatccagagcatcccaaacatgctcaatgggtgacgtttggtgagtatgcaggccatggaagacctgggacattttcagtttccaggaattgtgtacagatccttgcgacatggggccgtgtgacaatgctgaaacatgaggtgatggcagatgaatggcacgagaatgggcctcaggatcttgacacagtatctctgtgcattcaaactgccatcaATAAACTGAAATTGttttcgttgtccatagcttatgcctgcccatatcataaccccaccatgaagcactctgttcacaacgttgacaacagcaaacagctcgcccacacgacgccatacacatggtctgtggttatgaggccggttggacgtactgccaaattctctaaaacgttggaggtggcttatggtagaaaaattaacataaAAGTATGTAGCAACAGCttttggacattcctgcagtcagcatgccaaatgcacgctccctcaaaacttgagatatctatggtattgtgttgtgtgacaaaactgcacattttagagtggctttttattgtccccagaacaaggtgcatctgtgtattgatcatactgtttaatcagcttcttgatatgccacacctgtcagatggatggattatcttggcaaaggaaaaatgtttactaacagggatgtaaactaatttgtgcacaacattttagagaaataagcatgtgtatggaacatttcagctcataaaacatgggatcaacactttacatgttgcgtttatattttttgttcagtgtagatgggTCTCACTCACCTTAAAATCAGGGTTCTTGTTTTTATCCACACAGGGCGATACGAACATTGGCCTGCCGTCGACCTCACGCCGGTCCATCTTCAGGGCCTCGGGCACAGACGTCTTGCCCTCAAACTGTACGTAGCAGTACCCTCTGAAGCCCTTGGCAGCATAGACGGGGCGCACTGACTGTACAGGACCACAGGACTCAAACAACTCCTTCAGTCTCTTCTCTGGATCCTCCATGCTGAAGGCCAGGTTGCTGATAAACACACTGCAGTCATCCTTGCGTTGTTCGGGGTTGTCTTCCTGGGTCTTCCGTACGGTGTCTGGTGCTATCTGCTGGCCCCTCTTAGCACCAGGGGGTTCCTGTCTGCGGCAAGGGGGGGCTCTCCTCCCAAACAGTCCACTCTCTGTCTCCATGAACTCCTCAGCACCTCCCCCCCTAAAGCTGCCATGGTTGCCCTCCCCTCGGTGCCTCTTTGGAGGTTGCTCTGTTGCACAGAAGATAaattgggggtaaggccctgcgttagactagcgtcctgtccagggggtgtacttgtacatcatgctgcctcacgctacaaaatcaggagataggttccTGCCCTATGAGCTGTTCCGGCtcaaggctacttacttactgTTGCCCAAAGGTGACACAAAGCTTTAGCAAACACACAGGATGACTTTTATACTTGCCACTTTGTTAGCATAAGCGGAAACCAAGCAATAACATTCCTAtgtaaaaataatgaaagaaaaaaaatggtaggaTTGTCATGTCGCCTCTCCTTACCCGATTCCTGATACCTCTCCTTACCCGATTCCTGATGCCTCTCCTTACCCGATTCCTGATGCCTCTCCTTACCCGATTCCTGATGCCTCTCCTTACCCGATTCCTGATGCCTCTCCTTACCCGATTCCTGATGCCTCTCCTTACCCGATTCCTGATGCCTCTCCTTACCCGATTCTTCCCCCCACTCATCCTCGTTATCCTCATCCTCTGCCTTCCTCTTCTCCCCAGGCCTGCTGCCTTTCTGTCCCTTCTTTTGGTTCTTCTTGTCTGCCTTGGCCCTCCGCCGCTGTtcagtcttctcctcttcctgtcgGACCAGATGGGCCTCTTTCTCTGCCAcctgagagagggacagggatgaAGTTATGAACATGACAGCACAGAAACAGACAGCTGCACAAGCAAAGCGTGTGTTTTTCCCTTTCAATTCTGTCATAAAAAATCTACAACtgttgaaaaagccgaatcttgacccagaaattataaaaaactatcggcctatatcgaatcttccattcctctcaaaaattttagaaaaagctgttgcacagcaactcactgccttcctgaagacaaacaatgtatacgaaacgcttcagtctggttttagaccccatcatagcactgagactgcacttgtgaaggtggtaaatgaccttttaatgacgtcagaccgaggctctgcatctgtcctcgtgctcctagatcttagtgccgcttttgataccatcgatcaccacattcttttggagagattggaaacccaaattggtctacatggacaagttctggcctggtttagatcttatctgtcggaaagatatcagtttgtctctgtgaatggtttgtcctctgacaaatcaattgtaaatttcggtgttcctcaaggttccgttttaggaccactattgttttcactatatattttacctcttggggatgtcattcgaaaacataatgttaaatttcactgctatgcggacgacacacagctgtacatttcaatgaaacatggtgaagctccaaaattgccctcgctagaagcctgtgtttcagacataaggaagtggatggctgcaaactttctacttttaaactcggacaaaacagagatgcttgttctaggtcccaagaaacaaagagatcttctgttcaatctgacaattaatctggatggttgtacagtcgtctcaaataaaactgtgaaggacctcggtgttactctggaccctgatctctcttttgaagaacatatcaagactgtttcaaggacagcttttttccatctacgtaacattgcaaaaatctgaaactttctgtccaaaaatgacgcagaaaaaataatccatgcttttgttaattctaggctggactactgcaatgctctactttccggctacccggataaagcactaaacaaacttcagttagtgctaaatacggctgctagaatcctgactagaaccaaaaaatttgatcatattactccagtgctagcctccctacactggcttcctgttaaggcaagggctgatttcaaggttttactgctaacctacaaagcattacatgggcttgctcctacctatctttccaatttggtcctgccgtacatacctacacgtacgctacggtcacaagacgcaggcctcctaattgtccctagaatttctaagcaaacggctggaggtagggctttctcctatagagctccatttttatggaatggtctgcctacccatgtgagagacgcagactcagtctcaacctttaagtctttactgaagacttatctcttcagtaggtcctatgattaacctgttagggtatagggggcagtattttcacggctggataaaaaaatgtacccgatttaatctggttactaatcctacccagtaactagaatatgcatatacttattatatatggatagaaaacaccctaaagtttctaaaactgtttgaatggtgtctgtgagtataacagaactcatttggcaggcaaaaccctgagacagattctgacaggaagtggatacctgatgtgttgaattgactttaagcctatgccattgaaaaacaaaggggctgaggaatgttttggcacttcctattgcttccactagatgtcaccagcctttacaaagtgttttgagtcttatactgtgagatctgaccgaacaagagccatggaacggtgatggcccattagacacctggcgcgcaagttcatgttgggtactctcgttccaatacggtttaaaagagaacgcaatcgtccgccttgaattttattcatgttctggttaaaaaaggcactaatgatttatgcgatacaacgtttgacatgtttgaacgaacgtaaatatattttttccgttcgtgaagtgaagtccggctggcttagatcatgtgctaacaacatggagctttttggacataaatgatgagctttttggaacaaaactacattcgttatggacctgggattcctggaagtgacatctgatgaagacaatcaaaaggtaatggattatttacatagtattttcgattttagatctctccaacatggcggttagtctgtatcgcaaagcgtatttttctgggcgcagtgctcagattattgcaaagtgtgatttcccagtaaggttatttttaaatctggcaagtcgattgcgttcaagagatgtaaatctataattctttgaatgacaatataattttttaccaatgttttctaatattaattaattattttgttgtcatgacttgactgccggttattggagggaaacgagttcctgaacatcaacgccatagtaaaacgctgtttttggatataaatatgaacttgatagaactaaaaatgcatgcattgtctaacataatgtcctaggagtgtcatctgatggagattgtaaaaggttagtgcataattttagctgattttatggttttggtgacgcctgtctttgaatcgacaatacattacacacagctattgtcaatgtactctcctaacataacctaactttatgctttcgccgtaaaacctttttgaaatcggacaacgtggttagattaaggagatgtttatctttcaaagggtgtaagttagttgtatgtttgagaaatttgaattttgacatttatttggtttcaaatttgccgctcttgaaatgcacctgctgttgatagggtgcgccacgggtggcacgctaacgtcccacatagccccaagaagttaagtgtagtctggcccaggagtgtgaaggtgaacggaaaggctggagcaacgaaccgcccttgctgtctctgccttgccggttcccctctttccactgggattctctgcctctaaccctattacaggggctgagtcactgacttactggtgttcttccatgccgtccatgggaggggtgcgtcacttgagtgggttgagtcactgacgtggtcttcctgtctgggttggcgcccccccttgggttgtgccatggcggagatttttgtgggctatactcggccttgtcttcggacggtaagttggtggttgtagacatccctctagtggtgtgggggctgtgctttgacaaagtgggtggggttatatcctgcctgtttggccctgtccgggggtatcatcggatggggccacagtgtcttctgatccctcctgtctcagcctccagtatttatgctgcagtagtttatgtgccggggggctagggtcagtctgtttcatctggagtattctcttgtcttatccggtgtcctgtgtgaatttaaatatgctctctctaattctctctttctctctttctttctttctctcaggggacctgagccctaggaccatgcctcgggacaacctggcatgatgactccttgctgtccccagtccacctggccatgctgctgctccagtttcaactgttctgcctgcggctacggaaccctgacctgttcaccggacgtgcttgttgcaccctcgacaactacaatgattattattatttgaccatgctggtcatttatgaacattttaacatcttgaccatgttctgttataatatccacccggcacagccagaagaggactggccacccctcatagcctggttcctctctaggtttcttcctaggtttttggcctttctagggagtttttcctagggagtttttcctagccaccgtgcctctttcacatgcattgcttgctgtttggggttttaggctgggtttctgtacagcactttgagatttcagctgatatacgaagggctatataaataaatttgatttgatttgctctccaatgtaaaaaaattaataaaatccCATTCCCCTTCCATCCTCCCCTGCCCAGTATAATCAACGTTCTATGTTCACAGGCTGTGAGTGTTGCGGGGTCAGCTTACCTTGGCCCTCTGCTCGTTTACTCTGTTCAGCCTTATCTCAGTCTTCTGCACCGCTGCATCCCAGTCCTCCAGAGACCCTGGTGGCGACACAACAAACTGCACTGAAACACTCACCTTACTCTCACACCATGACTTACCAATTCAGTGTTGTTTTCTACAAATCAGCCAATCAATCCCAACTGACACCTATCCACTTATTCATGGCATTTCCATCACAAAAAGACTCACCCTCAACCCTCTCAAAGGTGAGCAGTACCTCACACACATGCTCAGGGTAGTCGGCGGTACACTGGACGGCCCTGTGAAGGGCTTTCCTGCAGTGGAGAGCATCTCCGTACGACCTGCAAAGAGTCAAACCATATCACAACCACCATCAGATTTGTCATAGATAAATCAATCTCTCTAACCATCAAATCAACAGTTCACAGGTGACCACTAAATAGTGGCCTCCCTGACCTCTCCAGGTTATAGGGGCCTCCCTGACCTCTCCAGGTTATAGGGGCCTCCCTGACCTCTCCAGGTTATAGGGGCCTCCCTGACCTCTCCAGGTTATAGGGGCCTCCCTGACCTCTCCAGGTTATAGGGGCCTCCCTGACCTCTCCAGGTTATAGGGGCCTCCCTGACCTCTCCAGGTTATAGGGGCCTCCCTGACCTCTCCAGGTTATAGGGGCCTCCCTGACCTCTCCAGGTTATAGGGGCCTCACTGACCTCTCCAGGTTATAGGGGCCTCACTGACCTCTCCAGGTTATAGGGGCCTCACTGACCTCTCCAGGTTATAGTACTCCAGCCACATGTTGGCGAATTTGGCATTCCCTTTTGTCATGATGCTGTCCCACAGTTCTCTAGCTTTCTGAATGTTCTTACAATGCAGGGCCTggtcagagagaggagggagaaaattGTATACAATCACATTTTAAATTGTATAGATGCCATTTTTGCACTGACTTGTATCTGCAATGAAAGAAGCAAGTGAACAAGACAAGTTTGTCATGATCTTCACCCTTACCTCTATCTTTGCCCAGACCTGCATGATGGTACAGGAAGGGTCTCCACTTTCACTAAATCCTAGACAGGAGTAATGCACAGTGGTGAGtctccaacacaaacacacaaggacCAAGAGGAAGAGTACTGTACACAGGCCGCAGGTCCACTTACTCTCTTCCACGTCCTGTTTCATATAGTCTAGAGAACGGGTGAAGGCTGCCCGCAGCTCCTCCAGCTCTCTGCTCGACTCTGGAACAGAAACACCATTATCAACAGAAGACTTCATTCATCCATGCATTTGACTTTCTCCACACCACAAATATGATCTTATTACTTATGTTACTTTGCATTACCCAATGTTAAGGTGCTTTCACCTTTGCTGAAATCGACGCGCCTCCTCAGGTAATCAAGGTATGCTTCCCAGATATTAACATAATCTGTGGCTTGTATGAATCCGGCATTCAGGGCCTTTTCAAAAATGTCTGTGGAGGGGGAAAAATAGATGGTCTTCCATGATTCCACAGTCCCAGTACCAATAACAGGGGCAATACAACATCTTTAACCAAGTTCACCCCTTTTCATTGAAACATTTCATTCATGTTTAAAATCTCCTTGtttacatccacaccatacatgACACATGAGTGCTGCCTCCATAACCCACCTGTGGTCCAGTGCTTACCTGATATAGTTTGGTGGTCGGCCCCATGCCTCTCCAGGGCAAGCAGGTAGTTCTTCCACAGGCCCATGGTCCAGGGGCAGTTCCTGACCGCACGGTCGTGAGAGGACAGGACCAGGTCTTTGATTTTTAGTTGACGATCCTGAGGCAACAGCAAAAGACTTGTTAATAAAACAATCCATCACAACCTACATTGACAAGGAACTCAAAAACTATGAATCTACAGTCATTTCTACCTGAGTGATAACTGACATCTTCGCTAGAAAGGTGAACCTGTGGGACAGCGTTCATTTTCCATCATAACGCTGCACAAAAAAATATTATACTGCCCAACACCATTAGGCAAGGTCATAATTTGATTCATGTGTGGAAGCATATAATGCCGTTAAATCGCACCTCCATCAA from Salmo trutta chromosome 9, fSalTru1.1, whole genome shotgun sequence includes these protein-coding regions:
- the LOC115200209 gene encoding squamous cell carcinoma antigen recognized by T-cells 3 isoform X1, coding for MAATGNAEETQLQEMEEEAGMEREMDSDEEEGMGIENSDDEEDDSSEDDKENEAEIQRLEEQLSINAFDYNCHVDLIKLLRQEGELPPLRKARQKMSELFPLTEEIWLDWLKDEIRLTEEELNREKVYELFEMAVKDYICPEIWLEYAQYSIGGMGLPGGMEKVRSIFERALTAVGLHMTKGATVWEAYREFENVILATVQPPPGSVPTCEQQELLNAQLERIHTLFRRQLAIPLMDMEGTYAEYEEWSDQGVSDTVSQKYKRALQQMEKSKPYEETLMAAEPPKLAEYQTYIDYEQMEGDPARIQIIFERALAENCLVPDMWAKYTKYLDRQLKIKDLVLSSHDRAVRNCPWTMGLWKNYLLALERHGADHQTISDIFEKALNAGFIQATDYVNIWEAYLDYLRRRVDFSKGESTLTLESSRELEELRAAFTRSLDYMKQDVEERFSESGDPSCTIMQVWAKIEALHCKNIQKARELWDSIMTKGNAKFANMWLEYYNLERSYGDALHCRKALHRAVQCTADYPEHVCEVLLTFERVEGSLEDWDAAVQKTEIRLNRVNEQRAKVAEKEAHLVRQEEEKTEQRRRAKADKKNQKKGQKGSRPGEKRKAEDEDNEDEWGEESEQPPKRHRGEGNHGSFRGGGAEEFMETESGLFGRRAPPCRRQEPPGAKRGQQIAPDTVRKTQEDNPEQRKDDCSVFISNLAFSMEDPEKRLKELFESCGPVQSVRPVYAAKGFRGYCYVQFEGKTSVPEALKMDRREVDGRPMFVSPCVDKNKNPDFKVFKYNTNLEKHKIFISGLPFSCTKEQLEELCKDQGTIKDIRLVTNRSGKPKGLAYVEFEDEAQASQAVLKLDGTVLQEHTLSVAISNPPRRNAADKPDFSRPMGAMMPRAMVYGSRGKGRTQLSLIPRSLHRQTGAESKAENGTAPKPTGGASGDAGFEAQAKPMSNSDFAKFLLRK
- the LOC115200209 gene encoding squamous cell carcinoma antigen recognized by T-cells 3 isoform X2; this encodes MAATGNAEETQLQEMEEEAGMEREMDSDEEEGMGIENSDDEEDDSSEDDKENEAEIQRLEEQLSINAFDYNCHVDLIKLLRQEGELPPLRKARQKMSELFPLTEEIWLDWLKDEIRLTEEELNREKVYELFEMAVKDYICPEIWLEYAQYSIGGMGLPGGMEKVRSIFERALTAVGLHMTKGATVWEAYREFENVILATVQPPPGSVPTCEQQELLNAQLERIHTLFRRQLAIPLMDMEGTYAEYEEWSDQGVSDTVSQKYKRALQQMEKSKPYEETLMAAEPPKLAEYQTYIDYEQMEGDPARIQIIFERALAENCLVPDMWAKYTKYLDRQLKIKDLVLSSHDRAVRNCPWTMGLWKNYLLALERHGADHQTISDIFEKALNAGFIQATDYVNIWEAYLDYLRRRVDFSKESSRELEELRAAFTRSLDYMKQDVEERFSESGDPSCTIMQVWAKIEALHCKNIQKARELWDSIMTKGNAKFANMWLEYYNLERSYGDALHCRKALHRAVQCTADYPEHVCEVLLTFERVEGSLEDWDAAVQKTEIRLNRVNEQRAKVAEKEAHLVRQEEEKTEQRRRAKADKKNQKKGQKGSRPGEKRKAEDEDNEDEWGEESEQPPKRHRGEGNHGSFRGGGAEEFMETESGLFGRRAPPCRRQEPPGAKRGQQIAPDTVRKTQEDNPEQRKDDCSVFISNLAFSMEDPEKRLKELFESCGPVQSVRPVYAAKGFRGYCYVQFEGKTSVPEALKMDRREVDGRPMFVSPCVDKNKNPDFKVFKYNTNLEKHKIFISGLPFSCTKEQLEELCKDQGTIKDIRLVTNRSGKPKGLAYVEFEDEAQASQAVLKLDGTVLQEHTLSVAISNPPRRNAADKPDFSRPMGAMMPRAMVYGSRGKGRTQLSLIPRSLHRQTGAESKAENGTAPKPTGGASGDAGFEAQAKPMSNSDFAKFLLRK